ttcagccctattAATCCAtcttatattttaaattacctgccgctaagagagcggccattgaagtttaatttattacgtcacaccgttggttccggtttatttcatcagcagcactgtaaacatgacaagtcacgaacagttaagtttggagtcgtatagatttgagcccgttctttcgcaagaggaatttaagaaaagaagacgttcagtcgagtcgcagaccaggcagatggtactcgtttcttcatacatgtacatgtctcaaacctcaacCTGATGGATTCACAGTTTACATagtgttttcttttcaaataacctTGTTGGGTGAGGAATTTCAGGGggaaaaacttttttcacatctccccttcgcattagtgtaattaactgcttgacaagAAGGCATCCacttatttacaatgtattcttaaaatctaccacatgcatatctttaagatgatgatcttagaatctcatcagaactggaacagacggtgtgacatcaaaattattgattttttgtggttttgaatacaaaagagttccacttCATGGCAGCCTCTGTAGATagtgggaatttcaatttttaacgttttaaaattagtactgaGGTTTATCAAGGCCATGTATCAACAGAAtaatatgacaaatctttatcatataatcaatcttatcatttattatgtaaaaaaaTTTGGGGTTACCTTTCCCTTTAAGAAATAGAtatcccctattgattttaaggtcacaagtcaaactggacatagtaagatattgtctactcaatatcttgtAAACCCTTTgatgacagacatcaaactttttacAATGGTTCtacataaggagtagatgacctcaTTACTCTTCAAGGAAAAACGTCAGATGTCATGACTCAAATGACTACTTTATAGGAAATGTCAGCTCAGTATCTTTAGAGATTAAACTTAGTGTTGTGGTTGCCCCTGATTTGTAGATAGCCCATGTTTTTCAGTATCGGTTGGCCTTGATTTGTAGATAACCCATGTTTTTCAGTATCAGTTGGCCCTGATTTGTAGATAACCCTAGTTTTTTTACTATCAGTTGGCCCTGATTTGTAGATAACCCATGTTTTTCATGATCGGTTGGCCCTGATTTGTAGATAACCCATGTTTTCCACTATTAGTTGGCCCTGATTTGTAGATAACCCATGTTTTCCACTATCAGTTGGCCCTGATTTGTAGATAACCCATGTTTTCCACTATCAGTTGGCCGTGATTTGTAGATAACCCATGTTTTTCACTATCAGTTGAACATGGTTTGTAGATAACCCATGTTTTTCACGATCGGTTGGCCCTGATTTGTAGATAACCTATGTTTTTCACTATCATTACATTTATTGCAAATTTAAAGTTGATCCTTATCAATATTgccaatgggggggggggggggggggggggggggggggtgcgcaTATTTGTTTGGAAAACATTTCTTAAGAcactaattacatgtagttacttttaaattttgtacaatgaTATTGTGaaccagtgattttttttggaCTAAAACACTGCTCATAATTCACCATTATGCTTCATTTTAaacccaaaattttcttttgggGCAAGCCCCAGGACCACCTTAGAGGAATCATGTCTTTGGCATTCATTCTGTCCTTAGTTGGGTCCCATTTGGAAAATAGATGGTTTGAAAGGTGTCATGATACTTTGTACATTGCTTATTAATAATAAGAAGAactgtattctttatattttaaattacaaatatgTCACTATAGGAGAAAACggtcatttcataattttgtgaTTAGGTATACATTGACTCTCTCACAGATAGAAGTACACATGTACACTTGTAATATATAAAAGGACTGATTGATTtgtgtttaacgtccctcttgagaatttttcactcatatggagacgtcaccattgccggtgaagggctgtgcttggtgcttacggcctttgagcagggaaggatcttgatcgtgctacacctgatgtgacacagggcctcattttttgcggtctcatccaaaggactgccccatttagttgcctcttacaacaaggaaggggtactgaggacctattctaacccagatccccacgggattatatAAAAGGAAGATACAACACCAATGTGTGATTTTACTGTCTGATTTACAGGATGGAGGGACGCCATTGTTTGTTGCCTGTCAGTGTAATCACCTGGATGTTGTAGAGGAGTTACTCAGTAGAGGAGCAGATCTCCACGCACAAATGATTGATGGTGCCACGCCATTGTTTATAACAGCTCAAAATGGCCATTTACATTTGTTGAGATACCTGATCACTAGAGGGGCTGATGTCAATGTAAAACGACAGGTAATAGTATTGCAGAAGAATTAATTGTCAGTACTTTAGTTGCTCATACACACCGAGAGTTAAACAAAAATCAGCATCTTTCACTAACATAGAAAGTGaatgtaattgttttatttcaggAGTGATGCCTCTTGCGAAATTACACGATAATAAATTTCTCGCGTATATTTAGTAATCTTCAGTACCGGTAGTTGAAGAAAAGTTTGTATCTGTAAAAGAGATTttgatggtacatgtaattgtatatttgtatttgtagGATCAAGCTACTCCATTATGGATTGCTTCACAAATGGGACACACCTCTATTGTAAAAGAACTCCTATCATCAGGTGCTGAGGTAGATGCTGTTAGAGAGGTACTTAGTTGAATATTTTTACCAAAGTCCATAATTATGTAGTCGAATAATACAGATTGTCTAGAAGGAGATCATGATATTACAGATTTTATCAACAGTGTAGACAATCAAAAAAGTAATAATGTTGTATAAAACCATCAAAACAAATACATCTACTTTGTGAAATCATCAGTCTGCAATGGGAAGTTTCTAGGATTCTGGTCCACAATAGTACATGAGCAGTTATTCCCCTTGCCATTTCTAAGTGGACTGTAAACACACCGACATTTGCATTTTCGCTTTGGATGCTGAGATGTGAAACTTGCCAATGTTTCGTGTAATAAAATTAATTAGAAAGCCCAGTGGCGGTTGAGCATAATTAAGCAGGGGCTTGGGGGTGGCAGTCCCCGACAAGTCAAGCTGATCATGTGAGTTAACTATATAgattaaaataataaaagcaaGAATGTTTGGTGCAGCCCCCATTTCAAAGTGTCCGTGGgctaaaatattgataaaaacattttttgaaggtttttttttaatgctgtACTTGCTAATGTATTTTTCTGTAAGCTCCAGAATATTACAACTTGGTTAATTGGATCACCatggtgagaggaagatgcctattgttttcaaggtcaaaagtcaaggcctatcagttaataggaaaaccttttAGGCAGAATATAGATCAAACAATTGGAGCTAGGATCTTACAACATGTTACATTTAattaccatgatgagaggaagatgcctagtattttcaaggtcagaggtcaaggtcatagtataagttaataggaaaaccttgtaggcagaatacaaaccaaactacagtaaaactctgatatagcaaATTTCTGGGGACACTCTATAAAAAATctctataagcgtaattcgctatatgGTTATAgcaaattcataattcaaatataacgaattcgttataaaactgatttgttctacatgtatatcagttgtatAAGAAAGCGGCAATCAATATACTTAcgtttgtattgtctttaagagaaattaagcctatatattttccagaagaaatatttttatacaagaaatatacacattaatttatatatgataatttatttggatggattattaagtcacacaagaacatgtcgagagaaaaatgtcaacaaaattttgcgcaatacatacatgtacaaacagtctattgcaattgtcatttacttgttgatTTACACGAGGaatgtacgataaaataaatgcaatcaaatcaattaacaaaaatagtaaacaataccgacaatatatttgttaaacctatgtgtaagtattgttttgcgttaacaaccttttttgaaaaaatacaaacagaaatgttgtaataagtgtggatcttttatgtcaatggaaaacgattgttaaaaatcacgagtttaaaatgaaaaaaaaaatttttttataaaaggggattttacgttcattttttattcaaggggaataggaatttacttcgttatatccgtaaattcgctatatccgtgttcgctatagatgcagatttttatataaaatatgtaaagaaTTTGCCagggaaatcgttttcacttcgTTATAGctgtaatttcgctatatcagTGTttgctatattcgagttttactgtattggggctaggaccatcaaacttggttcacatactcctcatgccaagtTGAGGACACCTTTTGtttgtcaaaggtcaaagtcatgtatcacttagtagaaaaacctttttttcattagggatacagatattgccctgaaatttaatcgcaagcttcctctcggaggaatataagttcagtttacttttcagctggattggtatcagttaataggagaaccgtgtaggcaggatacagaccaaaccattggggctaggaccattaaacttggtacacatacaccttatgctAAGCGAAGAATGTCTAATttttctcaaggtcaaggtcatagtatcacttagtagaaaaaccttgttttcattttccagattttttttcttttatggATACAGTTATTGCCCTGAGTTTTTTTCAGAACCTCCCTCACAGAGAAATATATTATCAGTTCACTTTTCAACTTGATTGGAGCACCATGACTTACTTTTAGGGCTAAATATAGGTCAAAAAGTTTTCTGGATTTTTCTCACCATGGATACATTTATTGCACTTTAAAAAAGTTATTCGAAAGTttccaattttaatatattgttgtTTATATCCTCAACTTTCTTGTACACGTGTTCACTTGTGAAAATGAAATAGGTATGTTCAAAATCAGTAGCCTCAACATGTTACTAATGGATTTTTACCAATGATTAGTACAACATTACAATGtgtgtaaacaaaaaaaaaccacaaaaaaaaaacaacccacaaaCACAAGAACTCAGCAAATGAATGGTTTTCAAGCACAATTAACAAAATGGATAGAGTTCATGTAGATACAAcgagaagaaagaaaaaaaatattaaatgaaaagaaaaaaatctgattTTTCTGGAGGTTATCATGATATTCTTGaataattcaatataattatatatgctGTGATGAAATTGAACGTTGAAAAAAAACCACGTCTTGCAGATAAATCTGACAAGATTGTGGAAATATACTCTGATGAAATTGAAGTAAATCACTGTCTATTTGATACCACATATGAATTAATTCTCAAGATACAAAACAGTGtcacaaatattttctttttttgtaGGATGGGGCAACTCCCCTTTTTAAAGCTTGCCACAAAGGACATTTAGATGTTGCAGAGCAGCTTCTTAAACACAAGCCAAATATGGGTTTACTGAAGGTCGTTAATTGTTATTTGACATGACATGAAATTCTTGCATTGTACTACATAATTTGAAAATCATAGATATTCATATACTGATCTATGTATAACAGAGACAAGTCTACAATTTGCTATTTGTTGTAGAATGGAGAGACCCCACTCCATGCTGCAGCTCTGTTTGGACATATGAAAGTTATGAAATTACTGATGTCATATGGCATGGACACAAGGCTCAAAAACAAGGTAGAAGTGttgcatatatttttaatgtattgaaagTAACCATCTTCATGACTATCTCCAAAACATGGTTGTATGTACATTTTCTTTTGGTTTCAGGAAGGAAAAACTGCGGGAGAACTTGCTCAAGATGCAGGATATGACTATATTGCCAAATTCATCAACAGTTACCAGACCAGCCAAGACAGAAAGAGTCCTACCACTCCTCCATCATCTTGATGTGCCAATTGAATATCTACAACCCCCACCGGCTTCCAGCAAAGCAAGCTTTCTGTTTATCTGTGATTTTACAAAGGTCCCATATTTACCATCATGTTTCAGAACTACGCAAATCtagcatttttttaaaatttgaaatacttcaatctgcacaaaaatgtattttatgcaTGTTTGACGTTCAATATTCCGTCTTCACTTTATGGGttctattaattttgtttatagaAGTAATTATACTcctttttgatttcttttggTGTAAAGTGTCCTCATTACTGTTTTTGTAATAGAAAATTGgtatttttgaaaagaaaattgtaGAAACAAACATGGAGAAAAAAGTTCTATACAGTCTGCAAGTAGTGTCAAAGATTATTATCATAGTATGCCTATGGAATATGGCATTTTTTCTGCTCTTTCAAACACTCTCTAGCTATATCAGATGTAAACAACATGGTGCAGAAAACCATATTTGTTAAGTTGGTGCATCTTGTGCATGACTATGTTTTATGTCTTAAGTGTCAGTCAAAAAACTTGCATTTGTGATGATTGCAGACGTAATATGCTTCTGTAAAAGATAGAACATAGCATTGTAGACACGTGATTAATATGTTACCGTCTCAAGTGAcaaattatgtaaatttataacattttagAATGAGTTTTATGAAGGAGTTAAAACTATTATCATGCTCTTAAAAACCTTTCAACATAATATGCTTTGTAAAGTATGTAGTAGATGGGTCGTATAATGGTATGGTGCACTATATCTATCTTTGTCTTTTTGTCTGTCACCATTTTTGGGCCAGATAAAAACATTACTTATAATGTTAGGATCATCAAACAATGCACATATTCCCTATGATTAGAGGAAGAAgcctgttgtttttcaaagtcagaTGTCAAAGGTCATTTTAGGCACAAAACAAGAAAGAAACAATTCTAATAAGGCTAGGATAATCAAACTTGATGCACATATTAAGCATCATAGACGGGTTGTATTATAGTATAGTGCAGTGTTTCTGTCTGCCTTTCTGTTTGACCAATGAATGGTTAATACTACTGTATTACTGAATATATAGATGGGTGTATTTTGCAGTGTAAGCATTGCTTTTGTTATCTTTGAAAAGATCTGCATACCTTttgagtgtttttttttttaataagagaCAATTCATCAACTTTGTCCAAAATTGATGTATTTTCCCTAAATACTCTTTAACATATGaggtaagtacatgtaataatgcaGTAAGGGCTACAAAACTGTAGTGCAATTTGATTTCCATTTGCTAGTCATGATTAGTATAGATCTTGgttgttattgttttttttagaaGAGGTGTAAATGAAGAGAGCATTgtgatttgatatacatgtacaacattgtTGCCTCTTTTGAAGTACCTCATATCTCACCTATGTTATAGTTTCTGGAGGCAATACAGACTGATGATATGGGGGACCTGTGTGTGAAATGTGAAGTTAATTGAGATTGGTGCATAATAAGGggtgatatttttaaaaaaaatcatttataacAGATTTGTATGCGTATCACCCAGATGTCTTTCCATTATATAAAGGCTGCCGTGGATGTTGTATTGCAGGTGCTTTTTTTCTCGTGTATTTGTTTGTGTTGATACAGTGTAACTTGTCAAAttgattaattttgtaattcaaagtttTGTGCATTCCTTACATACAATTCAACACCAAACTTTGAATACTGTTCTGAAATGTATTCCAGAATTTTCCGAACTAAAAAAGTTTTCTGATACCAAGATGGTCAGCATATTTAAGTTACACTACAGAAAGAATCCATATGCTCTCcttaaatgtgtgaaatattctctttcatcttttatgaatttcatcCATTTTTACATGGTTTCAATTGTAGATTTAAACTGAAAAATTGCTATTCATTTACTGTAAATCACACTTTATTCTCTAGAACTTTATTTACACATAATTTTGTGATAATAGTCATTCACATAAATTTAGTTCTAGCAAATAAACTCTTGCACATAGAAAACTTAAGCATTGAATAATGAGTTGTGAATGAATAGATACATCATTGTATCCATGTGAAAATAAAGTCTCGCAAAATAAAAGGGATCTGCAGTATGTAAGAATCATTTTAAATGGAGTTTTTATCAAGCTAAAGAAAAATATGAGGATATCTGATTTAttagtatttattttattatgaagGTATGTG
This genomic window from Ostrea edulis chromosome 4, xbOstEdul1.1, whole genome shotgun sequence contains:
- the LOC125670556 gene encoding ankyrin repeat domain-containing protein 29-like, with product MSLKKETPSDQQLHLAALQGNLEQLKRVLDSGKVHVDCKDKEGTSPLILAAANNHLDCAKELLKQGADPSARRLTGTCALFFAAQGGFLDIVRILLDSGASLDLASYDGGTPLFVACQCNHLDVVEELLSRGADLHAQMIDGATPLFITAQNGHLHLLRYLITRGADVNVKRQDQATPLWIASQMGHTSIVKELLSSGAEVDAVREDGATPLFKACHKGHLDVAEQLLKHKPNMGLLKNGETPLHAAALFGHMKVMKLLMSYGMDTRLKNKEGKTAGELAQDAGYDYIAKFINSYQTSQDRKSPTTPPSS